The sequence TAAACTTCGGGAGAGCGGTCATCGAAGGTGCACCAGACCCCACTTTGAGCCACTTTCACCCACTATACTCCAATAATCGGCGGATTGTCAAAACTTAATGAGTGTAGCGGCCGAGCTTTAGCTCGACCGCCGCGATCTTACAGAGAGACGACCCGCGTTAGCCGGTCGTCTCCCTTTTTGGAATCGTACTTCGAGGCCGCGGCGGTCGAGATGAATCTCGACCGCTCCCTCTGTTATGTGGCTAGGTGCTGGGCTTGGCTGAGACCGTTGCGATCGCGTTCGCGGTCTTCGACGCGATTGTGACCGACGCGGTCGAACCGCCGTCCGCCTTCACGTGCATCGACCACGGGCCGCCGCTATCGGCCAGCGGCACGACTTGCAGTTCGACGCGCATCGATCCGTTGGCGGCGAGGTTGATCGTGCTCTTGAACGGCTGACACACTTTTGCGTAGCAGAACGAGAGCAGCCAGTGGTCCGGAAGTCCGGTCGCGGCGAGGTTGACGGACCGCGCCACTGACGACGGATTTTTCACGAGCACCCAGAGCTTCGCGGGCGAAGCCTTCAGCGCGTGCGCGGCGGAGGCGCCGGAAATAGTCATCGCGATGTCCGCCGGCTCGAGCGCCGCATACTGCTCGTTCGCCTCTTCGGCGACCATCGAGTTAGGCTGGGCCGCCGCAGAGTCAAGCATCATCGCCTGGCCCGCCGCGTTGTTACCCGCGGCGATCTCCGCGCGCCCGAACTTGAGCCAAGCGCGTGCGAGTTCGTGCTTCGCGCTGTCATCGGTCGGCTTCTTCGCGTACGCCGCGCTCGCAAGCGCCAGCGCGTGCGATGAGGCGTCGAGCGCGTCCGGATAGTCTTTCGCCCCGAGGTCGGCTGAGGTCAGCGTCATCCAGCTTTCCGGATCGTCGGGCACCGCAGCGGCAAGCGCCTTGCCCGCGGCCACAGCCTTATCGTGATCCTTCATCTCGACCGCGGCGAGATACAGCCCGTTGTACGCGTCGCTCGCGGTCGACGGATCGAGGGTAACGGCCTGACCGTATGCGGCGTACGCTTGCGCGAATTGCTCCCGATCTTCGGCGACCTGTCCGCGCTGGAGCGCTTCTTGCGCTAGATCCGCATTTGCGGGGGCGCCCGTTTCGGTCTTCGCCCGCGCGTCGTACGCATCGCCGAGCGCCGTGTAGAGCGCGTCGAGCTCCTGCGTGGCTTTGAAGTAATCTATGGAAGAAGAGCCGTCGCCGCTCTGGATAGACGTGAGCTTGTCCGAGCCCTTCTTGCCGGCATCGATCGCATCGGCCGGGTTGCCGGCGGCGAGCGCAGCTCGCACCGTCGCCAGCGACGACGCCGCGGTGTCGTCGAAGGACTGCGCGATCTTCGTCTCGGGCACCGGCCTATCAGCGACGACCGCGTCGAGCGCGCCGGTCAGCGTCGACGATTCCAACTGGTCGAGCTGCCGGTAGCGGATGACGCCGTTGCGGTCCAAGATATACGTCGTCGGGATCGCACGCACGTCGTACATCTCTTCGACGGAACCTGTCGAATCCATGACGAGCGGGAAGCGGACGCCCTTGCCCTTCGCCCACACTTGCACGAGCGGCATCTGCTCGCGGTCGTCGACGCCGAAGAACACGACGTCGCTGCCCGAATATTTCTTCGCGGCGGCGACGAGATCGGGCGTCTCTGCGCGACACGGCGGACACCACGTCGCGAAGAAGTTCAGCACGACGACGTGACCCCGCAGATCGGAGAGCGACATCGTGTGGCCGCTCGTGCTTTGCAATTTGAAGTCCGGCGCGAGCGTGCCGATGCCGGGCGAGGCTGCCCAGGCCGGCTTGGGCACGGCAAGGGCGAGCGCGAGGACGAATGCCGGCGCGAGCCGACGGGCGATCGATGCGTTCATAGTGCGCTTCGTTTCGGCGACGAGAGGGCGCGGCCTCGCGCCCGGTGTGGTTGCTTTTCAGGAGGCGGCATGCTAGAGTCATCCTACCGCTTGCGGCCATCCGTCATTGGCCGCGGCCAATTCTTGCGTTTCCAAATGGCGGAATTCGAGGAATATCTAGTGGCTTATCAAGACCGAACCCTGATTTGCCGGGACTGCGGTGCGGAGTTCATCTTCACCGCCGGTGAACAGGACTTCTACGCGCAAAAGGGCTTCGAGCACGAGCCGACCCGATGCGCCGCGTGCCGTCAGGCCCGCAAGCGCGATCGCGGTTCCCAGACCGGCGAGCGGGCGATGTACGACGCCGTATGCACGCAGTGCGGCGCCGCGACACAAGTGCCGTTCTCGCCGCGCCCGGACAAGCCGGTTTATTGCCCGGATTGCTACCGGACTGTCGCCGGCAGGCGCGCGCGAGTGTAGTCTGATCCGCCCCTGATCGCTGGGGCGCGCTCCAGGTCACATCTCTCGGCCGTTTATATGCGGTCTTTTCGGCTTCGGCTACCAGCCGTGCGGCAGCCCGTGCGGGGGGCCGGGACCTTGCTCTCACCGAAAGTCCCTTTTCGGGGCGACGGTTAGCCGATACTATTGCTATACGTTTCGGGGCGGTCGACGCCGCCGAATCGACCGCACATTGGGACAGGAGTTGCCACCCGGATGGCGTCCACGAGATCTTCGGGCCGGACCACCGTCGTCAGCCTCGTCATCATCTTCGCGACGGCCGCGGCTGGCTGCAGCGGCGGCGGTTTTCTTCCGTTCGGCGACGGACCGCACTCGATCGCGCCATCCGTTCTCAACTCGATCATCGCGCAACAGTCCGCCGAGCACGGCGTCAATCCGCAGCTCGTCCGCGCGGTCATCCATCAAGAATCCGGCGAAGATCCGTCGGCGATCTCGTCCGCGGGCGCGATGGGACTGATGCAGCTCATGCCCGGCACGGCCGACGCGTACGGCGTTAGCGATCCGTTCGATCCCGCGCAGAACGTCGCAGGCGGCACGGCGCTCCTCGCCGACCTGCTCCGTCAGTATCGCGGGAACGTCCGCCTCGCGCTCGCCGCGTACAACGCCGGCTCCGGCGCGGTCGCGAAATATCACGGCATTCCGCCGTTCGCAGAAACGCAGGCGTACGTGCGCGACGTGACGTCGCTCTATCGCGCCTCGTCGTCGCATCCGTAAGCTCATGGATAGCGCCCGCCCCGGCCGTCCGGCGTTCGCGACAAGCCTGCGCCCGGTGACCGAGCCGGCCGACATCGGCCATGGCGCGGCCGATCGGCTCGATTGGCTATCGGGCGGACATTGGGAACCGGAGCCGCAGGTACGCCGGCGCGGATTCTCGTTCGGCCTCCAGATCCTCGACAAATACATCGTCAAGGAGATGCTCGGCCCGTTCGCATTCGGCTTCATCGCGATCACGCTGTTCATGACCGTCAACATGCTCTACCTCGCGGCCGACTTCATATTCGGCAAGGGCATCCCGGTCGACATGACGATGCGCTGGCTGGTTCTCCAGCTGCCGGCGCTCATGTACCTCGTCCTTCCGTTCTCGACGCTGTGCGGCGTCATGCTCGGCTTCGGTCGGCTCGCCGGCGATCACGAGCTCACCGCGTTGCGTACGAGCGGCGTGCCGCTCCACCGCATCGCATTGCCCGGCTACGTCGTCGGTGCGATCATGTTCGGGCTCGCGTTCCTCGTCAACGAGAACCTCGCTCCGCCGTCCGAGCGCCAAGCAGACGTCGTCTTCCGCCAGATCGCCTACCATTCGAGCCAGCCGATCATCGCGCCGAATCAGATAATCAAGACGACGAACGGCTCGCAGCAGTACACGCTCTTCGTCGGTTCCGTCGACTCGGCCACCGGCCTCATGCACGACGTTCAGATATTCGTCATGCAGGCCGGGTACTTCCCGATCCGATGGACGGCGCAGACGGCGCGGCAGGCCGGGAACAAGATCGTGCTGTACGATGGCGTCGAGAGCCACACGGGCAAGGATGGGCTCGTCAACGCGCAGCAACGTTTCAAGGAGATGGATATCCCGATCGGCGATACGCAAGCGCTGTACGGCGGTCAACTGACGGCTTTCGAGATGAACTCGAAACAGCTGAAGCAGCAGGTCGACGCGGAAAAATCGAGCGGCGAAGACGCGCGTCAGGACGAGATGGTGCTCGCGGAAAAATTCGCGATGCCGGCCGCGAGCTTCATCGCGGTCATCATGGCGTTGCCGCTCGCGGCGCGCTTCGGCCGGCACGGCCGGGCCGTCGGGGCTCTCATGACGATCGCAGCGATGGTCGTCTACTATTTGTTCATGGCTGCCACTAATGCGATGGGGAAGAACGGCATCATGTCGACGTGGCTCGCAGCATGGACCCCGAACATCCTGTTCGGCGTCATCGGTCTCGCGCTCCTGATTCGAGAAGAGCGCTGAAGGTTGACCTTCGGTCGCTCGTCTGACCGAGCCGCCCGAGTCGGCGGAATCGTCGCCGCGGCGTGGCTCGTGGGGATTTTTCTCGTCGCGCAAGCGGGCCGCACGCCCGCGGTAGCGGATCCCATGCCGTCGCCCGGCGCGAGCGCGCTGCCCTTCTACGCGAATCCGTACGCGACTCCGGCCGACGACATCCCCACCATCTACCACTCACCGTTGCCGATCCCGTCGCCGCTTCCGTCGGGCGAGGTCGCGCCGTCGCCTGGTCCGACCTCGACGACGTTGCCGCTGCCGCAAGGCTCGGCGAAGGTCACCGCGGATCAGATGTTCGGCAACGGCGGACCGACCGGCGATATCACCGCTCTCGGGCACGTCGACATCAAGTACGCAGACGTCGACATCATCGCCGATCAAGCCGTCTACCACGCCTCGACCAAAGTGATCAGTGCGACCGGACACGTCCACTTCGTCGATGCGAACGGCGACACGGCGACGGCGCAAACCCTCGACTACGACACCGTCGACGGCCACGTCTCGATGACCGACGTCGTCGGCCAGAGCTCGTCGCTCTACGCGCAAGGCGAGCCGATACAAGGCTACGTCTACTACAAGGCCAAGAAGGCGACGTCGTATCGCGACGGCCACACGATCCTCGAGGACGGCTGGATAACGACGTGCGACTTGAGCCACGTCGCGTATCACATCACCGGCAACGAGATCGAGGTGCGGCCCGGCGACCGCATCATCGCGCACAACTCGCACCTCTACCTCGGCAAGTATCTCGTCGCCGCGCTCGGCATCCTCGTCATCCCGCTCTCGAAGGCGTCGGCGCAGCATCCGGAAGCGCTCGCACCGCGCGTCGGCTACAATTCGACCTTCGGCTGGTTCGTCAAGACGTTCATCAATTTCTACCGCAGCCCGTACTACTACGGCACGTACCATGTCGACTATTACCAAAAGGTCGGCATCGGGCTCGGAGCCGACCTCTATCTCTACCGGCAAGACGGCCGCGGTCAGGCGACGATCACGCTGTATGACTTGCGGAGCAACACGCAGCAGCAGCTGCTCACCGGACAGAAGAGCACGTTCCAGAGCAGCCTGTCGGCGCAAGAGCCGCTAGGAGCTCACCTCAACGCGACGGTCAATTTCGGATATTCGGGTCAGTCGTTCGTCACCGGCAACATCCCGCCGCAGACCGAAGCGAACGTCTCGCTCGCGCATCTTGGAGCACGGACGCAGACGAACTACGGCCTCACGTTCCAGAACAGCGGCGGCAACTCGTCGCTCGGACTGCTCTTCAGCCACACGATCCAGTTCTCGGAATTCCTCAGCCAGCAGTTCAACATCTCGGTGAACAACACGCACATACTCGGCTCGTCGTTCTCGCACTCGGTCGGTTTCAACACCGACACGCACTTCGGCGGACGTGCGCTCGACGGCGATCTCACGATCGAGACGAGCCACGGCTATCAGTACGCGAACCTCGGCGGCATCCGCACCGACCTCCCCGCCTTCCAGAAGCTGCCCGAACTGACGCTGAACGCGCACCCGTTCGAGATCGACCAGCGCATCCCGGTCGATATCACGCTCATCGGCGGCGTCTACGACGACCCGTTCGAGACATTCGGCTTCACGACGCAGCACGTCGAGACATCGCGTCTCGAAGCGGGTGTCCAACTCGGGGACGCACTGTTCCGGATCGGCGGGAACACGGATCTCACCGCCTCGGCGACGGTTCGTCAGGACGCGTACGGCACGGGCGACCTGCGTGGACTCTTCGGCGACGACTTCTCGGTCCATACGCTCTACGGCACGCACGCGGATACGACGTTCGGCTACGCCGTGAACAGCATCCGCGGCTTCACGCCGCTCGAATCATTCGACGGCGACGTATCGTCGAACACGTACACCGAAGCGCTCGATGTGTACAACGGCAGTTACTACCGCTTCACCGCGTCGTCGACGTACGACGTGCTCCAGCACTTCCAAGGCTCGATCGCATATCAGCTGACGACGACGCCCGGTCCGTTCGCATCGCTGACGCTCGGCACGAGCTTCGATCCGCATGGTACGGGCTTCTCACCGATGAGCATCCAGCTGCAGACGCCGGTCGGCAAGGACGACTACTTCCAGATGCTCGCGAACTACGACTTCAAGCTGCACGGGCTGCAGGGCCAGAACTACTATCTGACCCATAACGTCAACAACTGTTATCTCGTGCGCGTGTCGTATCTGCAGCCGCTGCACGAGGTCGACCTGAGCCTAAGCCTACTCGCGTTCCCTGGCGAAGGCGTCACCTTTGGTTTCACCAACCAAGGCGGATCACTGCTGCCGCAGAGCTTCGGCTCTCAGTAGCGACGTGTGTACGCCACCTTCACGCGCTCGGACTTGGGCTCGGGCTTGGACTCGGAGAGGGTTTCGATCCGGGAATCTGCACCTGGACCAAGCCGCCGGTGATGTTGAGGTCTTGATTTCCGTCGGGCGGCCCGGTGCAGGTGGTCGACTTCGTGAACACCTGTGTGTTCGAGACGGTGACGTCGACTGGGAAAAGCTGACCCGAGAGGCACGCGAGCTGGTCTTGTGCTACGCCGGACGAGTCGAGCGTGATGAGGTTGACGTAGATCTGCGTGACGTTCGAAGTGACCGTGTCGCACGACTGCGTGTTGGAGCCGGCGAAAATCGACAAGCACGAAAGCGGGAGCCGCAAGATGATCGCATTGCCGACGCCCGAACCGCCGTTGCCGGACGGGTTGAACGTGAACGTGCCTGGCGTCATGACGATGGGGATGAACCTGATCGTTATCTGACCGCCGTTCTGGCTCACCGCTTTGTAGCAGTAGAAGAACGTGCCGACCGGAGCGAGGACGCAGTTCGGCAGCCCGCTCGGAGCATCGCCGTATACGAGTGCTTGATCCCAATGGGTGAACGGAGGGGGCTGCAACCCGTAGGCTTCGAGGATGGTCGGCTCGCCGGGTTGTTCGCCCGCTTTGACGTTGATGTTGACGAAATTCGGGGCTACGCCGGTGTTCGCGTTGAGGACGAAGATGTAGTCGCCTTCGCTCGGCACGATCGCGCCCTGGACGAAGAGCTCGAGCGTGATCGTCGGTACCGTCGGCAACCCGATAGGCTCGACGGGACCGCGCCCGCACGCGGTGAAGGAAAGGACGACCGCCGCGACCGCGGCGCCGAGCCCCAATCCTATCGACCGGAACGATACGCGCATGTCTTCTGTGACCCGTGAGCTGTTCGCGGGGAGCCCAGCGCCGGCGAGAGCCGGCATGCTCCTCCGCCTTGGGGTCGCCATCGTGCCGCCGCTCGCCCTGTCGATGGCTTACCCGAAACTCGACGTGAGCGCGCTCGCGCTCGTCTCGTTGGCACCACTCTTCTGGTCGTGGTCGAAGTCGTCCTGGAAGCGCGCGTTCCTCGACGGTTGGCTGAGCGGAACGATCTTCTTCTTCGTCATGTGTTTGTGGATGACGAACTCGCTCGGCGATTACATCGGAGAGTGGAAGCTGCTCGCCGGCGTCTTGCTCGCCGCGCTCGAAGGCCTGTCGTTCGCAGGTGTCGGTGCGCTCACGTCGCTCGTCTGCCAAGGCGAGATCGGTGCGACGGCCGTTTTCGCGCTTCCATCTGCTTGGCTGCTCGTCGAATCGGTGCGGACGCGCGGCGCGTCGGGCGTTCCCTTCGGCGAGCTCGGGCTCGTCGGCGCCCATGCGCAGTGGCTTCTGCCCGTCGCGGCTTTTGGGGGCGTCTACGCGATGAGCGCGATCATCGCGCTGTGCAACTCGGCGCTGCTCGGAATCGTCGCAGGTTCTCGAAACGGACGTACCGCCGGCATCGTCGCGATCGCAGCGATCGTGGCGATTGTCGGCGCGGCGGATCTCGCGCGCAGTCGCATCGCCGTCGATCCGCCTTCGGTTCGCGTCGCCGTCGCGCAAGGCGGCATTTCGCAGCGAGAGAAATGGTCGCCGGCGGTTTTCGAACACACGATGGCGGTCTATTCCGACTTGACGCATCGCGCCGCCGCGCAGGGCGCCCGCGTCGTCGTCTGGCCCGAAACCGCGATCACGTCGAACCCGCTTCAAAACCCGCCGCTGCTCGCGTTCCTCGAGCGGCTCGCCACCGCGAACGACGTGTGGCTCATCGCGGGCGCGATCGATCGGCCGCAAGCGGATACGCTCTACAACTCGGTCCTCGAAATATCGCCATCCGGCGTATTCGTGAAGAAATACGACAAGCACATCCTCGTGCCGTTCGCCGAGTATCTGCCGTTCGAACACGCGCTGCGCGGCGTGCCGCTATTCGCCGAAGCATCGCACTTCTCGTCGGGCACCGGGCCGGAGCTGTTCGACGCGGCCGGCGTGCGCATCGGACCGCTCGTATGTTACGAGTCCGCTTTCGCGCCCTACGCGCGCGAGATCGCGAACGCCGGCGCCGGCGCGCTGATCGTCGTCACGGACGACGCGTGGTTCGGAGACACATCCGGACCGTATCAGCACGCCGAGATGTCGATCGTCGACGCCGTAGAGACCGGCCGCTGGCTCGTGCGCGGCGGTGACACGGGTATCTCCGAGATCATCGATCCGAAGGGCCGCGTCGTCGAAAGCCTCGGTCTTGGCGCGTCGGGCGTTCTCGCGGGTGAGATCGGCGCGCCAGTCGACGCGCCCTACTTGCGCTGGGGCATCTGGTGGTTGTTGGTGCTCGCGGGAGCCACGCTTGCGTGGGGGCTTTATCCGCGCCGCCGCGTCGCGCACGGCTGGCGTTCGAGGCGTGGGCGATCGTGATCGGAACGCTTCGCGCGGCTCTGCGCCGGCCAGGCACTTGGGGCTGGGTCCTCGGCGGCGCGGTGGTCGCGTATCTCGTCTACCTGCTCGTCGCCGGCTTGCTCACGCCCGAAGCTCCGAGCGGACCGGGCGCGAATCTCATCACCATGCGCGGCATCGTCAGCGAAGGACAAAACGGCAAGAGCGGCTGGTACTTCGAGGCGTCGAATAGCGAGGTCTCACCGGACGGCTTCACGACGACGTACCATGACGTCCGCAACGCGACGTTTTTCCGTGAAGGCCGCCCTGCGTATCGCCTGAAGGCCGGGCTCGTCACGGTCGACTCGCGCAATCAGAACTATTCCGCGACGGGCGGCGTCCACGTCTGGTCGTCGGATCAGGCTTTGCCGGACGATCTCCAAACCGACGACGCGTATTGGAATCAGGCGAGTCAGATGCTGACGTGTCCGGGACCGACATCATTCCTCTATCGGGGTACGACGATGCACACGACCCACATGACGGTCAATCTGCAAAGCGGCGCTTCGCAGCTCGGCGACACGACGATCGATTACTTCAAGATTCCCTCGCCGGCCCCGCTCGTCTCCGCGGCCCCGCTCCCGATCGCCACTCCAATAAACGTACCATCACCGAGCCCTTAAGGAATATCCGCTCGTCGCCGGATGGCCCCTTGCGGGGACGCGGCTTGAATCGGGGCAAACTGACCTAACGCCGCTCGGCTTCGGCGCCTCCTCGGCGCCTCAGACGCCCCGCAATTGGGGCCATCCGACGACGCACACAAACTTTGCGTTCCGAGCGGTGCGAGGGTGTCGCGCTAAGCGGGGCGTTGGAGGCGGCGAAAGCCGCCGGAATCGAGCGGCGGAAGGCAAGTATTTCCCGACTTCCGCCGCGTCCCCGCGAGCGCGACATCTCGCGGCGCTATTTTGGAAAGGCCGCGGCGGTCGAGATAAATCTCGACCGCTCCCAAACTATCAGGATGCGAAGTAGGGTTTGGCGAGTTCGGACTTGAGCCAATCGATGACTTTGACGGGTGTCGGATCTTCGCCGTACGCATACGCGAGGTAACAGGACGCGAAATCTCCGACGTAGATGAGCGACATCATCCGCGCGAGCGCGCTCTCGCCGGTGGCCCAGACCTCGTCGATCCCGTCGACGTGCTCGGCGATGATCTTCTTGGTGAGCTCTACACGCCGCTTTATGTGCGCGGGTTCGCGGTCGTCGCGAAGAATGCAAAGGCGCAACACCTTCTCCGGATTGCCTTGTCCGTGCGCGCCGCTCCAACCGACGGTCTCGTTATGGTTGAGCTCCGGAAAGACGTTCGAGATCGCATACGCCTTCGCGTTTTCGTTTATCTGCGTCTTCCAGCGATATGCGGCGACACCGCGCTCGCCTTGAGAGCCGTAGATGACGGGCAGCTTGCCGCGCCAACTCGACGCGAGTGATCGCGCGACGTTCTCATCGCCCGGAGCGTCGGGATTGCACCGATCGCGGACGCCGCGCATCGTCGCGACCGCCTCGTCGATGTCATCGACGAGCGGCGACGGCAACAGGCCGAGCCGCGCCGAGGCGACGACGAGCGGGATGAACCCGTAGCCGAGCGATGCTCGCGGCTGCAAGCCGCCTGGAAACGTGACGAGAGAAACGCCGTCGCGCGACGCGCGCTTTCCGAGCTCGCCGCCGGTCGTGAACGCGACGATCGTGGCGCCGGCTCGGCGCGCTTGATCGTACGCCGAGAGCGTCTCCTCGGTATTTCCGGAATTGCTCGCCGCGAATACGAGCGTATCGGGTCCGACGTACGCCGGCAGATGATAGTCGCGAGCGACTTCGACCGGGCAGCGCAGCACGGACTGATAACACGCACGGAGCAGATCGCCGCCGATCGCCGAGCCGCCGAGGCCCGCGATGACGAGCGAGTCGAATCGCTTGCGCTCGGCGGCCGCCAGATCCGCAGTGGATCCGATGATCGTAGCCGCCGAGCACTGCTCCGGGAGGCCGAGGATGGCCCCCATCATATCCTGCGGGTCCGTCGCGCGAGCGGGCGCGAGAGCGGTGCCGTCAGGTCGAGCCGTCATGAGCCTCCATCCGGAAGAGAAGGAGGCGGAAGGGTCAACGTTCCGAGCGCTTCGCCTCTTCGATGAGGCGCTTTACTTTCTGCCCGCCCTTGTGCCCGATCTCTTCGTAAAAACCGGGTCCGTATTTGTCCTTGACCGCATTGCCGCCCTTTTGTCCGATGTTCTCGTAGAACTCTGCGCCGTGGCGCTCTTTGGTGACTTCCCCGCCTTTGCGGCCTATCTCTTCGTAGAACGACGCACCGTACTTCGCCCGTACGGCGTCGCCGCCACGTTTGCCGGCTTCACGCACGGACATCTCGCCGCCCAGCCGATCCTTGGCTATTTCCTTCGTCCGGA comes from Candidatus Eremiobacteraceae bacterium and encodes:
- a CDS encoding TlpA disulfide reductase family protein is translated as MNASIARRLAPAFVLALALAVPKPAWAASPGIGTLAPDFKLQSTSGHTMSLSDLRGHVVVLNFFATWCPPCRAETPDLVAAAKKYSGSDVVFFGVDDREQMPLVQVWAKGKGVRFPLVMDSTGSVEEMYDVRAIPTTYILDRNGVIRYRQLDQLESSTLTGALDAVVADRPVPETKIAQSFDDTAASSLATVRAALAAGNPADAIDAGKKGSDKLTSIQSGDGSSSIDYFKATQELDALYTALGDAYDARAKTETGAPANADLAQEALQRGQVAEDREQFAQAYAAYGQAVTLDPSTASDAYNGLYLAAVEMKDHDKAVAAGKALAAAVPDDPESWMTLTSADLGAKDYPDALDASSHALALASAAYAKKPTDDSAKHELARAWLKFGRAEIAAGNNAAGQAMMLDSAAAQPNSMVAEEANEQYAALEPADIAMTISGASAAHALKASPAKLWVLVKNPSSVARSVNLAATGLPDHWLLSFCYAKVCQPFKSTINLAANGSMRVELQVVPLADSGGPWSMHVKADGGSTASVTIASKTANAIATVSAKPST
- a CDS encoding zinc-ribbon domain containing protein, which translates into the protein MAEFEEYLVAYQDRTLICRDCGAEFIFTAGEQDFYAQKGFEHEPTRCAACRQARKRDRGSQTGERAMYDAVCTQCGAATQVPFSPRPDKPVYCPDCYRTVAGRRARV
- a CDS encoding lytic transglycosylase domain-containing protein, with translation MASTRSSGRTTVVSLVIIFATAAAGCSGGGFLPFGDGPHSIAPSVLNSIIAQQSAEHGVNPQLVRAVIHQESGEDPSAISSAGAMGLMQLMPGTADAYGVSDPFDPAQNVAGGTALLADLLRQYRGNVRLALAAYNAGSGAVAKYHGIPPFAETQAYVRDVTSLYRASSSHP
- a CDS encoding LptF/LptG family permease; translated protein: MDSARPGRPAFATSLRPVTEPADIGHGAADRLDWLSGGHWEPEPQVRRRGFSFGLQILDKYIVKEMLGPFAFGFIAITLFMTVNMLYLAADFIFGKGIPVDMTMRWLVLQLPALMYLVLPFSTLCGVMLGFGRLAGDHELTALRTSGVPLHRIALPGYVVGAIMFGLAFLVNENLAPPSERQADVVFRQIAYHSSQPIIAPNQIIKTTNGSQQYTLFVGSVDSATGLMHDVQIFVMQAGYFPIRWTAQTARQAGNKIVLYDGVESHTGKDGLVNAQQRFKEMDIPIGDTQALYGGQLTAFEMNSKQLKQQVDAEKSSGEDARQDEMVLAEKFAMPAASFIAVIMALPLAARFGRHGRAVGALMTIAAMVVYYLFMAATNAMGKNGIMSTWLAAWTPNILFGVIGLALLIREER
- the lnt gene encoding apolipoprotein N-acyltransferase is translated as MSSVTRELFAGSPAPARAGMLLRLGVAIVPPLALSMAYPKLDVSALALVSLAPLFWSWSKSSWKRAFLDGWLSGTIFFFVMCLWMTNSLGDYIGEWKLLAGVLLAALEGLSFAGVGALTSLVCQGEIGATAVFALPSAWLLVESVRTRGASGVPFGELGLVGAHAQWLLPVAAFGGVYAMSAIIALCNSALLGIVAGSRNGRTAGIVAIAAIVAIVGAADLARSRIAVDPPSVRVAVAQGGISQREKWSPAVFEHTMAVYSDLTHRAAAQGARVVVWPETAITSNPLQNPPLLAFLERLATANDVWLIAGAIDRPQADTLYNSVLEISPSGVFVKKYDKHILVPFAEYLPFEHALRGVPLFAEASHFSSGTGPELFDAAGVRIGPLVCYESAFAPYAREIANAGAGALIVVTDDAWFGDTSGPYQHAEMSIVDAVETGRWLVRGGDTGISEIIDPKGRVVESLGLGASGVLAGEIGAPVDAPYLRWGIWWLLVLAGATLAWGLYPRRRVAHGWRSRRGRS
- a CDS encoding bifunctional phosphoglucose/phosphomannose isomerase, whose protein sequence is MTARPDGTALAPARATDPQDMMGAILGLPEQCSAATIIGSTADLAAAERKRFDSLVIAGLGGSAIGGDLLRACYQSVLRCPVEVARDYHLPAYVGPDTLVFAASNSGNTEETLSAYDQARRAGATIVAFTTGGELGKRASRDGVSLVTFPGGLQPRASLGYGFIPLVVASARLGLLPSPLVDDIDEAVATMRGVRDRCNPDAPGDENVARSLASSWRGKLPVIYGSQGERGVAAYRWKTQINENAKAYAISNVFPELNHNETVGWSGAHGQGNPEKVLRLCILRDDREPAHIKRRVELTKKIIAEHVDGIDEVWATGESALARMMSLIYVGDFASCYLAYAYGEDPTPVKVIDWLKSELAKPYFAS